The following are encoded in a window of Nakamurella sp. A5-74 genomic DNA:
- a CDS encoding acyl-CoA dehydrogenase, giving the protein MSHYRPNLRDLEFNLFEAVDPAERFGVGPFAEMDVESARGVLRELSTFVQGPIAASFADADRNPPVFDPQTHTVAIPESFKKSYQALMDGEWWRIELPSELGGYGAPPSLRWACAELILGANPAAFMYAAGPNFATVLHTLGTEDQKMLARFMIDRGWGSTMVLTEPDAGSDVGAGRTKAIRQADGSWHLEGVKRFITSAEQDMTDNIVHLVLARPEGDGVQSRPGTKGLSLFAVPKFHVDLATGELGERNGAFVTGVEHKMGLKVSTTCELTFGQHGTPAVGTLVGDVHHGIAQMFHIIEYARMMVGTKAIATLSTGYLNALEYAQQRVQGADLTRNTDKTAPRVPIIHHPDVRRILMRQKAYAEGLRAVYSYTANRQDRIALAASDPDTSASLDLDRKVNDLLLPIVKGVGSERAYENLALSLQVYGGSGYTQDYPIEQYIRDAKIDTLYEGTTAIQAQDFFFRKIVKDNGVALGALSSEITEFIGQATAQATDGRLKNEISLLATAVEDVQAIVGSLVGFTMASVQDANSLYKVGEHAVALLMSVGDLMIGYLLLKHALIAQAAVDSGASGADADFYTGKVAVASWFARNVLPEITARRAIVEAADTSLMQVPEAAF; this is encoded by the coding sequence ATGAGCCACTACCGCCCGAACCTGCGAGATCTCGAGTTCAACCTGTTCGAGGCCGTCGACCCCGCGGAGCGATTCGGTGTCGGACCCTTCGCCGAGATGGACGTCGAGTCCGCCCGCGGTGTGCTCCGCGAGCTGTCGACCTTCGTCCAGGGTCCGATCGCTGCGTCCTTCGCCGACGCCGACCGGAACCCGCCGGTCTTCGACCCGCAGACCCACACGGTCGCGATCCCGGAGTCGTTCAAGAAGAGCTACCAGGCCCTGATGGACGGCGAGTGGTGGCGCATCGAGCTGCCCTCCGAACTCGGGGGATACGGCGCACCACCGTCGCTGCGATGGGCCTGCGCCGAGTTGATCCTGGGCGCCAACCCGGCGGCCTTCATGTACGCCGCCGGCCCGAACTTCGCCACGGTGCTGCACACGCTGGGCACCGAGGACCAGAAGATGTTGGCCCGGTTCATGATCGACCGCGGCTGGGGCTCCACGATGGTGCTCACCGAGCCCGACGCCGGCTCGGACGTCGGCGCAGGTCGCACCAAGGCAATCCGACAGGCCGACGGGAGCTGGCACCTGGAGGGCGTGAAGCGATTCATCACCTCTGCCGAGCAGGACATGACGGACAACATCGTGCACCTCGTGCTGGCCCGCCCGGAGGGTGACGGGGTGCAGAGCCGTCCCGGCACGAAGGGCCTGAGTCTGTTCGCGGTGCCGAAGTTCCATGTCGATCTCGCGACCGGCGAGTTGGGCGAGCGCAACGGGGCCTTCGTCACCGGCGTCGAGCACAAGATGGGCCTCAAGGTCTCCACCACCTGCGAACTGACGTTCGGACAGCACGGAACACCGGCGGTCGGGACTCTCGTCGGCGACGTCCATCACGGCATCGCCCAGATGTTCCACATCATCGAGTACGCCCGGATGATGGTGGGCACCAAAGCGATCGCCACCCTGTCGACCGGCTACCTGAACGCCCTGGAGTACGCGCAGCAGCGGGTCCAGGGTGCGGATCTGACCCGCAACACCGACAAGACCGCACCGCGGGTGCCGATCATCCACCATCCGGACGTCCGGCGGATACTGATGCGGCAGAAGGCCTATGCCGAAGGGTTGCGTGCGGTGTACAGCTACACCGCCAACCGACAGGACCGGATCGCCCTGGCCGCATCCGATCCCGACACATCGGCGTCGCTCGACCTGGACCGAAAGGTCAACGATCTGTTGCTGCCCATCGTCAAGGGCGTCGGATCGGAGCGCGCCTACGAGAACCTCGCACTGTCGCTGCAGGTCTACGGCGGATCCGGGTACACCCAGGACTACCCGATCGAGCAGTACATCCGGGACGCCAAGATCGACACCCTCTACGAGGGCACCACCGCGATCCAGGCCCAGGACTTCTTCTTCCGCAAGATCGTCAAGGACAACGGTGTGGCGCTGGGTGCGCTCTCCTCCGAGATCACCGAGTTCATCGGGCAGGCGACGGCGCAGGCGACGGACGGCCGACTCAAGAACGAGATCTCGTTGCTGGCGACGGCCGTCGAGGACGTCCAGGCAATCGTCGGTTCGCTCGTCGGTTTCACCATGGCCTCCGTGCAGGATGCGAACTCGCTGTACAAGGTCGGCGAACACGCGGTGGCACTGCTGATGAGCGTCGGCGACCTGATGATCGGCTACCTGCTGCTCAAGCACGCGCTGATCGCCCAGGCGGCTGTCGACAGCGGGGCGTCAGGTGCCGACGCCGACTTCTACACCGGCAAGGTCGCGGTCGCGTCCTGGTTCGCCCGCAACGTGTTGCCGGAGATCACCGCCCGTCGGGCGATCGTCGAGGCCGCAGACACCAGCCTCATGCAGGTCCCCGAAGCCGCCTTCTGA
- a CDS encoding metalloregulator ArsR/SmtB family transcription factor, which translates to MRSDEQMMGGWDDPAAAQRARAAALPEDELELAVTLFRLLGDPTRGRLLYALHAAGELCVGDLAGVVGAQESAVSHALRLLRTAGVVAARRAGRSMYYRLADEHVADLLALTHQHIDHAVAQDVRSSGRAAG; encoded by the coding sequence ATGCGTTCAGATGAGCAGATGATGGGTGGGTGGGACGACCCCGCGGCCGCTCAGCGTGCCAGGGCTGCCGCGCTCCCGGAGGACGAGTTGGAGCTCGCGGTGACTTTGTTCCGGCTGCTCGGCGATCCGACCCGGGGTCGGTTGCTCTACGCCCTGCACGCCGCGGGGGAGTTGTGCGTCGGTGATCTCGCCGGCGTCGTCGGGGCTCAGGAATCCGCTGTCTCGCACGCGCTCCGGCTGCTCAGGACCGCCGGCGTCGTCGCGGCGCGCCGAGCCGGCAGGTCGATGTACTACCGGCTGGCCGACGAGCACGTCGCCGATCTGCTGGCACTCACCCATCAGCACATCGATCACGCAGTGGCCCAGGACGTCCGGAGCAGCGGGCGGGCGGCGGGATGA
- a CDS encoding cation diffusion facilitator family transporter yields MSGHHDHAAHAGSTHRWRLLTAFVLTAAFFVVELVGGLLSGSLALISDAGHMGADVIALGAAVLATWIAGRPDRTGRRTFGSYRAEVFASGLAVLIMIGVGVFIAIEAIDRLVRGSVAAPTPTTMMVVGVIGLVVNLVSLGLLRGGAAESLNVKGAYLEVLSDAAGSVGVLIAGVLVATTGDGWWDSLLALLVAAFVGVRAVILGREVLAVLGQHAPVGIDPADADSALAEVAGVREVHDLHLWTLTSGMNVATAHLVIDPSCDPNGVLQGARTMMRQRFSIEHATLQVEPEDADCGDPHW; encoded by the coding sequence ATGAGCGGCCACCACGACCACGCTGCGCACGCCGGCAGCACCCACCGGTGGCGATTGCTGACAGCGTTCGTCCTCACCGCGGCCTTCTTCGTCGTCGAACTCGTCGGTGGACTGCTGTCCGGCTCGCTGGCACTGATCAGCGACGCGGGACACATGGGGGCCGATGTCATCGCCCTCGGAGCCGCCGTGCTGGCGACCTGGATCGCGGGCCGGCCCGACCGCACCGGTCGGCGGACGTTCGGCTCCTACCGGGCGGAGGTCTTCGCCTCCGGACTGGCGGTGCTGATCATGATCGGCGTCGGGGTGTTCATCGCGATCGAGGCGATCGACCGGTTGGTCCGGGGATCCGTTGCTGCGCCCACCCCCACGACGATGATGGTCGTCGGTGTGATCGGGCTGGTGGTGAACCTGGTGTCCCTCGGCCTGCTCCGGGGTGGCGCTGCGGAGAGCCTGAACGTCAAGGGGGCGTATCTGGAGGTGCTCTCCGATGCTGCGGGGTCGGTCGGGGTGTTGATCGCCGGTGTGCTCGTGGCGACCACCGGCGACGGCTGGTGGGACAGCCTGCTCGCCCTGCTGGTCGCCGCCTTCGTCGGTGTGCGCGCCGTCATCCTGGGGCGCGAAGTACTGGCCGTGCTCGGCCAACACGCTCCGGTGGGCATCGATCCGGCTGACGCCGATTCGGCGCTCGCCGAGGTCGCCGGCGTCCGAGAGGTGCACGACCTGCACCTGTGGACCCTGACCTCAGGGATGAACGTCGCCACCGCGCACCTGGTGATCGACCCCAGCTGCGATCCGAACGGGGTGCTGCAGGGGGCCAGAACGATGATGCGGCAGCGATTCTCCATCGAGCACGCCACCCTGCAGGTGGAGCCCGAGGACGCGGACTGCGGCGATCCGCACTGGTGA
- a CDS encoding fasciclin domain-containing protein produces MFVTAACGSDTATTAGNTPAAAATTSAMASETGMSSPMESSGGMSSPMESSGGMSSPMESSGGMSSGSNDPAANLVGAGCAAYAEANPSGAGSVGGMATAKLAAAAAGNPLLTTLVAAVSGKLNPKVDLVDTLNSSEFTVFAPVDDAFKKLPAATVNTLKTDDKLLTKILTYHVIAGQLSPDQIVGTHKTLEGGEVTVTGSGDNLKVGDSTVICGGVKTANATVYLIDTVLSPPAA; encoded by the coding sequence ATGTTCGTCACCGCAGCCTGCGGTTCGGACACCGCGACCACCGCCGGCAACACCCCGGCGGCCGCCGCCACCACCTCGGCCATGGCCTCCGAGACCGGCATGTCCTCCCCCATGGAATCCTCGGGTGGCATGTCCTCCCCCATGGAATCCTCGGGTGGCATGTCCTCCCCCATGGAGTCCTCGGGCGGAATGTCTTCCGGCTCGAACGATCCGGCCGCGAACCTCGTCGGCGCCGGCTGTGCTGCCTACGCAGAGGCCAACCCGAGTGGCGCCGGCTCGGTCGGCGGCATGGCGACTGCCAAGCTCGCTGCAGCCGCTGCCGGGAACCCGCTGCTCACCACTCTGGTGGCTGCCGTGTCGGGGAAGCTCAACCCGAAGGTCGACCTGGTCGACACCCTCAACAGCAGCGAGTTCACCGTCTTCGCCCCGGTCGATGATGCGTTCAAGAAGCTCCCGGCGGCCACCGTCAACACGCTGAAGACCGACGACAAGCTGCTGACCAAGATCCTGACCTACCACGTCATCGCCGGTCAGCTGTCCCCGGACCAGATCGTCGGCACCCACAAGACCCTCGAGGGTGGCGAGGTCACGGTCACCGGTTCCGGTGACAACCTCAAGGTGGGCGACTCCACCGTCATCTGTGGCGGCGTCAAGACGGCCAACGCGACCGTCTACCTGATCGACACCGTTCTCTCCCCGCCGGCTGCCTGA
- a CDS encoding molybdopterin-dependent oxidoreductase: MTTDLATPPTQPAPARNPENTVSRWWAPVAGLIVVVVAFAATELVAALGVWAGLFNPAAAPITSLANTFIVLTPEWLKHFAIVTFGTNDKVALEVGMYATIGIAALVIGFIAARWTKIALAAVVVLAVIVGIAVITRANATIFDLLPLAIGIALALIVFNKFFPARWTATGAPAKPGVPDRRQFFRSAGLTAAGAVVAGGLSKVVPTGAAAIQSRSEIVLPKAAKPYVVPAGSSLDVPGITALVTPNKDFYRIDASFQPPIINPGTWSMQIKGLVDNPMTLTYSDISARPMVEAPITLTCVSNEVGGTLVGNAVWLGTPIRTVLQEAGVQQGADCVLCTDVNGFTLSAPLEALMDDREALFAVGMNGEPLPFEHGFPVRMVVPGLYGFVSATKWIASMELTTFSKVSAYWTQRGWSDHGPIKLSSRIDTPAGFASFAVGESVVIGGMAWAQNTGVAKVEVQVDDDPWAEATLSKPLSKDSWVQWKYTWKAKGSGPRTLRVRATDAAGKVQTDQRAEPIPDGSSGWNSRTITVT; this comes from the coding sequence GTGACCACCGACCTCGCGACACCGCCCACCCAACCGGCACCCGCACGCAACCCGGAGAACACCGTCTCCCGGTGGTGGGCCCCGGTTGCCGGGTTGATCGTCGTGGTTGTCGCCTTCGCCGCCACCGAACTCGTTGCCGCCCTGGGAGTCTGGGCCGGTCTGTTCAATCCCGCAGCCGCCCCGATCACCTCGCTGGCCAACACCTTCATCGTGCTCACGCCGGAGTGGCTCAAGCATTTCGCGATCGTGACGTTCGGCACCAACGACAAGGTGGCGCTCGAGGTCGGCATGTACGCCACCATCGGGATCGCCGCTCTGGTGATCGGTTTCATCGCCGCGCGCTGGACGAAGATCGCCCTCGCCGCCGTCGTGGTGCTCGCCGTCATCGTCGGCATCGCCGTCATCACCCGCGCGAACGCGACCATCTTCGACCTGCTGCCGCTGGCCATCGGGATCGCGCTCGCACTGATCGTCTTCAACAAGTTCTTCCCCGCCCGCTGGACGGCCACCGGTGCGCCGGCGAAGCCCGGCGTGCCGGACCGTCGTCAGTTCTTCCGCTCGGCGGGGCTCACTGCAGCGGGCGCCGTGGTGGCAGGCGGGTTGTCCAAGGTCGTCCCCACCGGCGCCGCGGCCATCCAGAGCCGCAGCGAGATCGTGCTGCCGAAGGCCGCGAAGCCGTATGTCGTGCCGGCCGGCAGCTCTCTCGACGTTCCGGGCATCACCGCACTGGTCACACCGAACAAGGACTTCTATCGGATCGACGCCTCCTTCCAGCCGCCGATCATCAACCCTGGCACCTGGTCCATGCAGATCAAGGGCCTGGTCGACAACCCGATGACCCTGACCTACTCCGACATCTCTGCCCGGCCGATGGTCGAGGCGCCGATCACGCTGACCTGCGTGTCCAACGAGGTCGGCGGCACGCTAGTCGGCAACGCGGTGTGGCTGGGTACCCCGATCCGGACCGTGTTGCAGGAAGCAGGCGTCCAGCAGGGCGCAGACTGCGTGCTCTGTACCGACGTCAACGGCTTCACCCTGTCTGCTCCGCTGGAAGCGCTGATGGACGATCGCGAGGCGCTCTTCGCTGTCGGCATGAACGGAGAACCGCTGCCGTTCGAGCACGGTTTCCCGGTCCGGATGGTCGTGCCGGGGCTCTACGGCTTCGTTTCGGCAACCAAGTGGATCGCCTCGATGGAGCTGACCACGTTCTCGAAGGTGTCCGCCTACTGGACCCAGCGCGGGTGGTCCGACCACGGCCCGATCAAGCTCTCGTCCAGGATCGACACCCCGGCCGGGTTCGCCTCGTTCGCTGTTGGCGAGTCCGTCGTCATCGGCGGGATGGCCTGGGCCCAGAACACCGGAGTGGCCAAGGTGGAGGTCCAGGTGGACGACGACCCGTGGGCCGAGGCGACGCTGTCGAAGCCGCTGTCGAAGGACAGCTGGGTGCAGTGGAAGTACACCTGGAAGGCCAAGGGCTCCGGGCCTCGCACGCTGCGCGTCCGCGCGACCGACGCGGCCGGCAAGGTGCAGACCGACCAGCGCGCCGAGCCGATCCCCGACGGATCCTCCGGCTGGAACTCGCGCACGATCACCGTCACCTGA
- the dcd gene encoding dCTP deaminase — MLLSDRDLLASIDAGRLVLDPFDPTLIQPSSIDVRLDRYFRVFNNSRYTHIDPSTQQDELTSLVETQDDEPFVLHPGEFVLGSTFEAVTLPDDLAGRLEGKSSLGRLGLLTHSTAGFIDPGFSGHITLELSNVANLPITLWSGMKIGQLCLFRLTSPAQHPYGSAVYGSRYQGQRGPTPSRAHLNFRRDSTAR; from the coding sequence ATGCTGCTGTCCGACAGGGATCTTCTGGCCTCGATCGACGCCGGGCGACTCGTTCTCGATCCGTTCGATCCGACTCTCATCCAGCCGTCGAGCATCGACGTCCGGCTGGATCGGTACTTCCGGGTGTTCAACAACTCGCGGTACACGCACATCGACCCGTCGACCCAACAGGATGAACTGACGAGCCTGGTGGAGACGCAGGACGATGAGCCGTTCGTCCTGCATCCCGGTGAGTTCGTCCTCGGATCGACCTTCGAAGCGGTGACGCTGCCCGACGACCTCGCGGGCCGGCTCGAGGGCAAGTCCTCACTCGGTCGTCTCGGGCTGCTGACGCACTCCACCGCCGGGTTCATCGATCCCGGTTTCTCCGGACACATCACCCTCGAGCTGTCGAACGTCGCCAACCTGCCGATCACGCTTTGGTCGGGGATGAAGATCGGCCAGCTCTGCCTGTTCCGGCTCACCTCGCCCGCTCAGCATCCCTACGGCAGCGCTGTCTACGGGTCGCGCTACCAGGGCCAGCGGGGGCCGACCCCGTCCCGCGCGCACCTCAACTTCCGTCGGGACTCCACCGCCCGCTGA
- a CDS encoding LacI family DNA-binding transcriptional regulator, whose product MATIADVARLAGVSTATVSRVLNHNAEVDPQLVTRVRSAIEDLDYRPSRVARSLRTRRSTVWAVIITDIRNPFFLDMLRGIEDIAFANNYSLVLCNADLSKTKEADYLALAVDENMAGVILAPGFPYGTDISALSKVGIPVVTVDRRLIDEQVDEVLIDNSGGAAQAVEHLWQQGYRRIACVSGPVEVSTGQERLSGYRTGLTSHGLHVDPELIRYGDFREASGRRAMQELLALPQPPDAVFVANNLMTLGALDSISEAGLRVPDDIAVVGFDDISWASLLRPPLTTIGQPTYEVGTETAKLLLSRIGGFTGPARHVVLPTTLHVRASSAAKPPSA is encoded by the coding sequence GTGGCGACCATTGCCGACGTGGCACGGCTGGCCGGTGTCTCCACGGCGACGGTCTCGCGGGTCCTCAACCACAACGCCGAGGTCGATCCCCAGCTGGTGACGCGGGTGCGCTCGGCCATCGAAGACCTCGACTACCGCCCCAGCAGGGTGGCCCGATCACTGCGCACCCGCCGCAGCACGGTGTGGGCGGTGATCATCACCGACATCCGCAACCCGTTCTTCCTGGACATGCTGCGCGGCATCGAGGACATAGCCTTCGCCAACAACTACTCCCTGGTGCTCTGCAACGCAGACCTGAGCAAGACCAAGGAGGCCGACTACCTGGCACTGGCGGTCGACGAGAACATGGCCGGCGTCATCCTTGCCCCCGGCTTCCCCTACGGCACCGACATCTCCGCGCTCAGCAAGGTCGGTATCCCGGTGGTGACGGTCGACCGTCGCCTGATCGACGAGCAGGTCGACGAGGTACTCATCGACAACTCGGGCGGAGCCGCCCAGGCGGTCGAGCATCTGTGGCAGCAGGGATACCGCCGGATCGCCTGCGTCAGCGGCCCGGTCGAGGTCTCGACGGGACAGGAACGGCTGTCCGGCTATCGCACCGGCCTGACCTCGCACGGGCTGCACGTCGATCCGGAGCTGATCCGGTACGGCGATTTCCGGGAGGCCTCCGGCCGGCGTGCGATGCAGGAGCTGCTGGCCCTGCCGCAGCCGCCCGATGCGGTGTTCGTTGCCAACAACCTGATGACGCTCGGCGCCCTCGACAGCATCAGCGAGGCCGGCCTGCGAGTCCCGGACGACATTGCCGTCGTGGGGTTCGACGACATCTCGTGGGCGAGCCTGCTGCGTCCGCCGCTCACCACCATCGGGCAGCCGACGTACGAGGTCGGGACGGAGACCGCGAAGCTGCTGCTCAGCAGGATCGGCGGCTTCACCGGGCCGGCGCGGCACGTCGTGCTACCCACCACCCTGCACGTCCGGGCCAGCTCGGCAGCAAAGCCCCCCTCTGCCTGA
- a CDS encoding (Fe-S)-binding protein produces MTILHWILGTLSVLLIVVGFGALIRAGLAIYRTVRLGAPDPTRAAPGPARLKAMAIEVLGHTKMLKWGIVGVAHWFVMVGFGALVLTLVEAVGDTMNPGYELPIIGHWAVWGLFVELIALTTVLGIGTLIVIRQRSHPRNTMRRSRFAGSNFAQAYFVESVIAIIGVCIFLIRAFKAANGDLPYPTWAAPISIGLGALLPASLVAVSVVAFVKVAVSMGWAVVIAKNLTMGVAWHRFTAFFNIYFKREPVANKPALGALRPMMSGGVPLDFEEADPEKDTFGAGKVEDFSWKGWLDFTTCTECGRCQSQCPAWNTAKPLSPKLVMLQLRDHAFAKAPYLAAGGGKDASGAEKATPEQLAGVPASALAEAERPLIGGADLGGIIDPEVLWDCTTCGACVEQCPVDIEHVDHIVDMRRYQVMIESEFPSELGGLFRNLENKGNPWGQNNSDRMAWAKDLDFEVPVVGPAGDGELPDDLEYLFWVGCAGAFDDRARKTTRAVAELLHLAGVKFGVLGEGETCTGDPARRAGNEFLFQMLAQQNVETLDETFGRRADRKMIVSCAHCFNTFANEYPQVGGDYQVLHHTQLLNKLVRDKKLVPVAPADRGSTVGGTPVTYHDPCYLGRHNKVYAPPRELIEASGMQLAEMPRNSSRALCCGAGGARMWMEEKIGKRINLERIDEAISTGAQQIGTGCPFCRVMLTDGLTARQNEGVAEDVEVVDVAQMLLASVKGR; encoded by the coding sequence ATGACGATCCTGCACTGGATTCTCGGGACGCTGTCCGTCCTCCTGATCGTGGTGGGCTTCGGAGCGCTGATCAGGGCGGGCCTGGCCATCTACCGCACGGTCCGGCTGGGCGCGCCCGATCCGACCCGCGCGGCCCCTGGCCCGGCGCGCCTGAAGGCGATGGCCATCGAGGTCCTCGGCCACACCAAGATGCTGAAGTGGGGCATCGTCGGGGTCGCACACTGGTTCGTGATGGTCGGGTTCGGCGCGCTCGTGCTGACCCTGGTCGAGGCCGTGGGCGATACGATGAACCCGGGGTACGAGTTGCCCATCATCGGCCACTGGGCGGTGTGGGGCCTGTTCGTCGAGCTGATCGCGTTGACCACCGTACTGGGGATCGGCACCCTGATCGTCATCCGTCAGCGCTCTCATCCACGGAACACCATGCGCCGCAGCCGGTTCGCCGGTTCCAACTTCGCGCAGGCCTACTTCGTCGAGTCGGTGATCGCGATCATCGGCGTCTGCATCTTCTTGATCAGGGCCTTCAAGGCTGCCAACGGCGATCTGCCGTATCCGACGTGGGCGGCGCCCATCTCGATCGGTCTGGGAGCGTTGCTGCCCGCATCGCTGGTGGCGGTGTCCGTGGTGGCCTTCGTCAAGGTCGCGGTGTCGATGGGCTGGGCCGTCGTGATCGCGAAGAACCTGACGATGGGCGTGGCCTGGCACCGGTTCACGGCGTTCTTCAACATCTATTTCAAGCGTGAACCGGTGGCCAACAAGCCCGCGCTGGGTGCGCTCCGGCCGATGATGTCCGGCGGCGTGCCGCTCGACTTCGAGGAAGCAGACCCCGAGAAGGACACCTTCGGAGCCGGCAAGGTCGAGGACTTCAGCTGGAAGGGCTGGTTGGACTTCACCACCTGCACCGAGTGCGGCCGCTGTCAGTCCCAGTGTCCTGCCTGGAACACGGCAAAGCCGTTGTCCCCCAAGCTGGTCATGCTCCAGTTGCGGGATCATGCCTTCGCCAAGGCGCCGTACCTGGCCGCTGGTGGCGGCAAGGACGCGTCGGGTGCGGAGAAGGCGACGCCGGAGCAGTTGGCCGGCGTGCCGGCGTCGGCACTGGCCGAGGCGGAGCGTCCGCTGATCGGCGGCGCCGACCTGGGCGGGATCATCGACCCCGAGGTGCTGTGGGACTGCACCACCTGCGGCGCCTGTGTGGAGCAGTGCCCGGTGGACATCGAGCACGTCGACCACATCGTCGACATGCGCCGCTACCAGGTGATGATCGAATCCGAGTTCCCGAGCGAGCTCGGTGGGTTGTTCCGCAACCTGGAGAACAAGGGAAACCCGTGGGGGCAGAACAACTCCGATCGGATGGCCTGGGCGAAGGACCTCGACTTCGAGGTCCCCGTCGTCGGTCCGGCCGGTGACGGCGAGCTGCCGGACGACCTCGAGTACCTGTTCTGGGTGGGCTGCGCCGGCGCGTTCGACGATCGTGCCCGCAAGACCACCAGGGCCGTGGCCGAGTTGCTGCACCTGGCGGGGGTGAAGTTCGGGGTGCTCGGCGAGGGGGAGACCTGTACCGGTGACCCGGCCCGCCGCGCCGGCAACGAGTTCCTGTTCCAGATGTTGGCCCAGCAGAACGTGGAGACCCTCGACGAGACCTTCGGTCGCCGCGCCGACCGCAAGATGATCGTCAGCTGTGCGCACTGCTTCAACACCTTCGCCAACGAGTACCCGCAGGTGGGCGGCGACTACCAGGTGCTGCACCACACCCAGCTCCTCAACAAGCTGGTGCGGGACAAGAAGTTGGTGCCCGTGGCTCCGGCGGATCGCGGCAGCACTGTCGGCGGAACACCGGTGACCTACCACGACCCCTGCTACCTGGGGCGCCACAACAAGGTCTACGCCCCGCCCCGCGAGCTGATCGAGGCGTCCGGGATGCAGCTGGCCGAGATGCCGCGCAACTCCTCCCGCGCGTTGTGCTGCGGCGCCGGCGGCGCCCGGATGTGGATGGAGGAGAAGATCGGCAAGCGGATCAACCTCGAGCGCATCGACGAGGCCATCTCCACCGGCGCCCAGCAGATCGGTACCGGCTGCCCGTTCTGCCGCGTCATGCTCACCGACGGGCTCACGGCCAGACAGAACGAGGGAGTGGCGGAGGACGTCGAGGTCGTCGACGTCGCCCAGATGCTGCTCGCCTCGGTGAAGGGCCGCTGA
- a CDS encoding protein kinase has translation MSSPADDHGQPTAPPGPDAGRFPVPAEPQDRRNARVDRWAGPATDVVAGRYALCDPLESGGSGTVWRAYDLQRRQYCAAKLLRRREAGQLLRFVREQEVRLTGRHLASPYAWAAEESDVLIATELIDGGSLHRLTAEYGALAEATVAAVLDQVLDGLDAVHRAGLVHRDVKPGNLLLRATRGGPLHVLLIDFGLAIGAADARLTELGMVIGTPGYLPPELARADAGPAPAQDLFAAGRVAAALLTAHEPKLGVPLEVPITDPVLRAVVAALVDFDPQRRPADAATARRMLAGARMDPHPLTAGGQRIDLVPRVPPLPAGWDPVHGPTAAAHPVDPRAAAPSNQPSTRLEPSGPPHSAGPSAGSGVGPTPQSPGVLRAGRPSRWPALVGAVGGAMAIGGLVLALLLHQGPTTSDGPLGTTVPASPPAGLPGTVAVGPRPGQECDWSDEGRTSSGPEGAVSCRVRDGGYRWIAAG, from the coding sequence ATGAGTTCGCCTGCGGACGATCACGGGCAGCCGACCGCGCCGCCGGGTCCGGACGCGGGTCGGTTCCCGGTCCCGGCTGAGCCGCAGGATCGGCGAAACGCCCGGGTGGATCGCTGGGCCGGCCCGGCCACCGACGTGGTTGCCGGCCGCTATGCACTGTGCGATCCGCTCGAGAGCGGCGGCTCCGGAACCGTCTGGCGCGCCTACGACCTGCAGCGGCGGCAGTACTGCGCGGCGAAGCTGCTGCGCCGCCGCGAGGCCGGACAACTGCTGCGGTTCGTGCGCGAGCAGGAGGTCAGGCTCACCGGACGGCACCTGGCCAGTCCCTATGCCTGGGCCGCGGAGGAAAGCGACGTCCTGATCGCCACCGAGCTCATCGACGGTGGTTCGCTGCACCGTCTGACCGCCGAGTACGGGGCGTTGGCCGAAGCCACCGTCGCCGCCGTCCTGGACCAGGTGCTCGACGGACTCGATGCGGTGCACCGCGCCGGCCTCGTCCATCGCGACGTGAAGCCCGGGAACCTGTTGCTGCGGGCCACCCGCGGCGGTCCGCTGCACGTGCTGCTCATCGACTTCGGGCTGGCAATCGGCGCCGCAGATGCCAGGCTGACCGAACTCGGCATGGTGATCGGCACCCCTGGCTATCTGCCACCGGAGTTGGCGCGGGCCGATGCCGGGCCTGCTCCGGCCCAGGACCTGTTCGCAGCGGGCCGCGTGGCCGCTGCACTGTTGACCGCGCACGAGCCGAAACTCGGTGTGCCGCTGGAGGTTCCAATCACCGATCCGGTCCTGCGGGCGGTCGTGGCAGCGCTCGTGGACTTCGACCCGCAGCGCCGTCCCGCCGATGCTGCGACGGCCCGCCGGATGCTCGCCGGTGCCCGGATGGACCCGCACCCGCTCACCGCCGGCGGACAGCGGATCGACCTCGTCCCGCGGGTACCTCCGCTGCCGGCGGGATGGGACCCGGTGCACGGTCCGACCGCCGCAGCACACCCGGTCGACCCGCGGGCGGCAGCGCCCAGCAACCAACCGTCCACCCGGCTCGAACCGTCAGGGCCGCCCCACTCTGCCGGCCCGTCAGCGGGATCCGGGGTGGGTCCGACCCCGCAGTCGCCGGGTGTGCTGCGCGCCGGGCGGCCGTCCCGCTGGCCGGCGCTGGTGGGTGCGGTGGGCGGCGCGATGGCGATCGGTGGCCTGGTTCTTGCCCTGCTGCTGCACCAGGGGCCGACGACGTCGGACGGGCCGCTGGGCACCACCGTCCCCGCCAGCCCTCCCGCCGGACTGCCGGGGACCGTCGCCGTCGGCCCGCGACCCGGCCAGGAGTGCGACTGGTCGGACGAGGGGCGGACGAGTTCCGGACCCGAGGGAGCTGTCAGCTGCCGGGTGCGGGACGGCGGCTACCGCTGGATCGCCGCCGGCTGA